The Micromonospora violae DNA segment AGGTGGCTACCCTCCGGCAGGCGGTTATCCCCCGCCCGGTGGCTACCCCCCGCCCGGCGGCTACCCGCCCGGTGGGGCCTACGGCGGCCCCGGCGGCGGCTACGCCAACAACGACGACAAGACCTGGGCGCTGGTCGCGCACTTCGGCGGCGCCGCCGGCGCACTGATCAGCTTCGGCCCGCTGGGCTTCGTCGCCCCGCTCGTCGCCTACCTGGCCCGCGGCCAGCAGTCGCCGACCGTCCGGGCGCACGCCCTCGCCGCGCTGAACTTCCAGATCCTCTGGTCGATCATCGCGTTCGTGCTGCTCTTCGTGAGCTGGTGCCTGCTCTTCCTGCCCAGCATCGCCGTCGTGGTGATCCAGATCCTGTTCGGGATCATCGCCGGCATCAAGGCCAACGAGGGCACCCCGTACCGCTACCCGATGTCGGCCAACTTCATCAAGTGACCCGGGCCGGCCGCTCCCCCGGCCGGCCCGGTTCACCACCGGCCGCACCGGGGGCGGCGGGTCTCGTCAGGGCAGCAGATCGCGGACGACCGCGTCGGCGAGCAGCCGCCCGCGCAGGGTGAGCACCGCCCGGCCGGCGGCGTACTCGTCGGCGGCCAGCAGGCCGTCGGCCAACGCCCGCTCGGCCCCGGCCCGCCCGGTGGCGTCGAGCACCGCGAGCGGGAGGCCACTGGCCAGCCGGAGCCGGAGCATCACGTCCTCCATGTGCGCCTCGTCGACCGTGAGCACCTCCCGGGCCAGGCCGGGAGACGCGCCGGCAGTCAACCGCTGGGCGTACGCCGAGGGGTGTTTCACGTTCCACCAGCGCACCCCGCCGACGTGGCTGTGCGCCCCCGGCCCGAGCCCCCACCAGTCCGCGCCGGTCCAGTAGAGCAGGTTGTGCCGGCAGCGGGCCTGCTCGGTGCGGGCCCAGTTGGAGACCTCGTACCAGGAGAGCCCGGCCGCGTCGAGCGCGGCCTCCGCGGCCAGGTAGCGGTCCGCGGCCACGTCGTCGCTGGGGTACGCCAGCTCGCCGCGCCGCATCCGGGCGGCGAGCCGGGTGCCGTCCTCGACGATCAGGGCGTACGCGCTGACGTGGTCCACCCCGGCGGCGACGACCTGCTCCAGCGAGGCGGCGAAGTCCTCGGCCCGCTCCCCCGGGGTGCCGTAGATCAGGTCCAGGTTGACGTGCTCGAATCCGGCGTCGCGCGCCTCCAGGGCGGCGGCGGTGGCCCGGCCGGCGCTGTGTTTGCGGTCCAGGATCGCCAGCACCCCCGGGGAGGCCGACTGCATGCCCAGCGAGATCCGGGTGTAGCCGGCGGCCCGCAGCTGCTTCAACGATTCCGGGGTGACCGACTCCGGGTTGGCCTCGGTGGTCACCTCGGCGTCGGCGGCCAGCCCCCAGGTGCGGTCGATGCCGTCGAGGATGCGGGCCAGGTCGTCGGCGGGGAGCAGGGTGGGCGTGCCGCCGCCGACGAAGACGGTGTCGACCCGGGGCGGCGGGTTGTCGCCGAGCACCCGGGCGGCGAGCGTCAGCTCGGCCAGGACGGTGTCGGCGTACCCCTCGCGGCTCGCGCCGCCGCCCAGTTCGGCGGCGGTGTAGGTGTTGAAGTCGCAGTAGCCGCACCGGCTGGCGCAGAACGGCACGTGCACGTACACGCCGAAGCCGCGCGCGCCGACCGTCGCGGTGGCGGTGGCGGGCAACGAACCGTCGACGGGGACGGTCTCACCATCTGGAAGGACGCCGGGCATGGCCACTAGTGTGCCCGGCATGACCTCTCCCGACGTCCTCGTGCGGGTCGCCACGGCCCGTGGGGTGACCACCCTCACCCTGGACAGCCCGCACAACCGCAACGCGCTCTCCACCGGCCTGATGACCCAACTGCTGGCCGGGCTGGCGGACGCGGTCGCCGACGAGGCGGTCCGGGTGATCGTGCTGGACCACACCGGCCCGGTCTTCTGCTCGGGCGCGGACCTGAAGGAGACCGCTGCGGCGTACGCCAGCGGGACGGTGCCGGCCGGCATGCTGGGCGACGTACTGGAGGCGCTCTGGGAGTGCCCGAAGCCAGTGCTGGCCCGGGTCGGCGGGCCGGCGCGCGCCGGTGGGCTGGGCCTGATCGCCGCCGCCGACCTCGCGGTCTGCGCCGATGAGGCCACGTTCGCGTTCACCGAGGTACGGATCGGGGTGATCCCGGCGGTGATCTCGGCGACCGTGCTGCCCCGGCTGCATCCCCGCGCCGCCGCCGAGCTGTACCTGACCGGGGACACGTTCGACGGTCGCCGGGCCGCCGCGATCGGCCTGGTCACCGCCTCGGTCCCGGCGGACGGGCTGGACGACGCGGTACGCGGCTACTGCGACTCGCTGGTGCGCGGCGCGCCCGGGGCGCTGGCCGGCGCGAAGGAGCTGCTGCGCCGACCGGGCACCGCTGAGCTCCGCGCTGACCTGGCGCGGCTCTCCGCCGTCTCGACCGGCTACTTCCTGTCCGACGAGGGGCGCGAGGGGGTCATGGCCTTCCGCGAGCGTCGAGCGGCACGGTGGGTGCCCGCCCTCGACGACTGACGGTCGGGGCGCCGCCGCGGCGGCGCCCCAGGTCGGGTCACCAGGCGGTGGCGCCGCCGTCGACCGGGTAGTTCGCCCCGGTGATGTACGACGCCCGGTCGGACGCGAGGAAGACGACCAGTTCGACGACCTCCTCGGGGCGCGCGAAGCGCTTGAGCAGCGTCTTGGCCGTGATCGCGTCGCGCGCCTCCTGGTTGTCACCGAGGTCACGTTCGCTGGCCGGGGTGAGGGTGGGCCCGGGGCTGACCGCCACCGCGCGGATCCCGTGGGGCGCGCCTTCGAGCGCGAGTTGTCGCGTCATGCCGATGATGCCGGCGTTCGCGGCGGTGTGACCGACCATCGGCGGGACGTGGCCGCCGATCATCCCGGCCATGGAGGCGGCGCTGATGATGACACCGCCACCGCGCCGGACCAGGTGCGGCCAGGCGAACTTCGACACGAAGTATGGAATGTCGAGTTCTCCGGTGATGGTGTAGCGCCAGTCCGCCACGGAGTAGTC contains these protein-coding regions:
- a CDS encoding DUF4870 domain-containing protein, with the protein product MTEPPRPPGSGDPGNYPPEPTSPGPSPSTEPPTAPLSGAPGPAGYPPPGGYPPPTGDQPPSGGYPPAGGYPPPGGYPPPGGYPPGGAYGGPGGGYANNDDKTWALVAHFGGAAGALISFGPLGFVAPLVAYLARGQQSPTVRAHALAALNFQILWSIIAFVLLFVSWCLLFLPSIAVVVIQILFGIIAGIKANEGTPYRYPMSANFIK
- the hemW gene encoding radical SAM family heme chaperone HemW; amino-acid sequence: MPGVLPDGETVPVDGSLPATATATVGARGFGVYVHVPFCASRCGYCDFNTYTAAELGGGASREGYADTVLAELTLAARVLGDNPPPRVDTVFVGGGTPTLLPADDLARILDGIDRTWGLAADAEVTTEANPESVTPESLKQLRAAGYTRISLGMQSASPGVLAILDRKHSAGRATAAALEARDAGFEHVNLDLIYGTPGERAEDFAASLEQVVAAGVDHVSAYALIVEDGTRLAARMRRGELAYPSDDVAADRYLAAEAALDAAGLSWYEVSNWARTEQARCRHNLLYWTGADWWGLGPGAHSHVGGVRWWNVKHPSAYAQRLTAGASPGLAREVLTVDEAHMEDVMLRLRLASGLPLAVLDATGRAGAERALADGLLAADEYAAGRAVLTLRGRLLADAVVRDLLP
- a CDS encoding enoyl-CoA hydratase-related protein, producing MTSPDVLVRVATARGVTTLTLDSPHNRNALSTGLMTQLLAGLADAVADEAVRVIVLDHTGPVFCSGADLKETAAAYASGTVPAGMLGDVLEALWECPKPVLARVGGPARAGGLGLIAAADLAVCADEATFAFTEVRIGVIPAVISATVLPRLHPRAAAELYLTGDTFDGRRAAAIGLVTASVPADGLDDAVRGYCDSLVRGAPGALAGAKELLRRPGTAELRADLARLSAVSTGYFLSDEGREGVMAFRERRAARWVPALDD
- a CDS encoding SDR family NAD(P)-dependent oxidoreductase, with product MGTLDGKVVLITGTGGGLGRVAALTFAREGAKVVGADLQVAGNDETVALVRRAGGEMTGIAPVDLTDPEQVRRLVDDAAAAYGGLDVVYNNAAALRFGPMPDYSVADWRYTITGELDIPYFVSKFAWPHLVRRGGGVIISAASMAGMIGGHVPPMVGHTAANAGIIGMTRQLALEGAPHGIRAVAVSPGPTLTPASERDLGDNQEARDAITAKTLLKRFARPEEVVELVVFLASDRASYITGANYPVDGGATAW